A genomic region of Caenorhabditis elegans chromosome V contains the following coding sequences:
- the srw-17 gene encoding G-protein coupled receptors family 1 profile domain-containing protein (Confirmed by transcript evidence) — MSDDEEFYSEDCAGENLFTSLSCGDIYRALGIILSDTNVFMQFFTVFINILHLIVLFQKELRTGAIYILMIGICLADIIGYLLDFFNVAYERTWISTIPFYTNVYCLRYDLVRVSFVDFVSIFVQMARPVAVWLAMMMALIRTLSVFFPMSIWIQKLAKAKTAIFMSVVVFTFWILWYSSQYFTMTLRWYPDVLSKACTDYEEHRNLTHYVLVVPKASFSLVFKREKLEPFIRFIPAILYPILTITLLVQLRIIKKKRESMNKNLLNDRSDNTTKLILFMTLFFMISEGLEGIGDYILQKILATPNYQDSMVDVISALGVAQYFYTNLRTLNGISHAFICFAMSSQYRDTVKRMLCSSKKQRRGQNILVISTVSVSSSHNSSRSRT; from the exons ATGTCCGACGATGAAGAATTTTATTCTGAAGATTGTGCAGGTGAAAACCTATTTACAAGTTTGTCCTGTGGGGATATCTATCGAGCCCTGGGTATAATACTGTCGGACACAAATGTTTTTATGCAATTCTTCACAGTTTTCATTAACATTTTACATTTGATAGTTCTATTTCAAAAAGAGCTACGAACCGGtgcaatttatattttgatgaTCGGAATTTGTTTGGCAGATATTATCGGTTATttacttgattttttcaacgttGCCTACGAAAGAACGTGGATTAGCACAATTCCGTTTTACACCAACGTTTATTGCTTACGTTATGATTTGGTTCGAGTTAGTTTTGTAGATTTTGTCAGTATATTTGTGCAAATGGCACGACCAGTTGCGGTTTGGCTGGCAATGATGATGGCGTTGATCAGAACTTTGTCTGTATTTTTTCCCATGAGCATTTGGATTCAGAAGCTTGCGAAagcaaaaactgcaattttcatGAGTGTAGTAGTGTTCACATTCTGGATACTGTGGTATTCATCCCAATATTTTACTATGACATTACGCTGGTACCCAGATGTCTTGAGTAAGGC TTGCACTGATTACGAAGAACATCGCAACTTGACCCACTACGTTCTGGTAGTTCCAAAAGCTAGCTTCAGCCTAGTCTTTAAGCGTGAAAAACTGGAACCTTTCATTCGCTTTATTCCAGCCATCTTATATCCAATCTTAACAATCACATTACTAGTTCAACTGAGAAttataaagaaaaaacgagaaagtATGAATAAGAACTTGTTGAATGATCGATCAGATAATACAACAAAGCTCATTCTTTTTATGACTTTATTCTTTATGATATCGGAGGGCTTGGAAGGTATCGGAGATTAtatccttcaaaaaattctagctACCCCTAACTATCAAGATTCAATGGTCGACGTAAT atcAGCGCTTGGAGTGGctcaatatttttatacaaatcTCCGCACATTAAATGGAATATCTCATGCATTCATATGTTTTGCAATGTCCTCGCAGTATAGGGACACAGTGAAGAGAATGCTCTGTTCCTCGAAAAAGCAGCGACGAGGACAG